In Mastigocladopsis repens PCC 10914, a single window of DNA contains:
- a CDS encoding YdcF family protein translates to MRRKVTNSPLSSVSEQLPRRRQFLQRLTFGLCLVLVSWLVFNTITLLSVSSKQTDAFFVLGGSIRREIYVAQLAKQYPQTPILISRGSPDPCIWLIFQRQALQRMQNVWLEKCADSTFGNFYYSIPILRRWGVHKVKLITSPTHFPRAKWMAQILFGVHGIWVEPDIVQEQGVPGNKESWLKTGLDVTRSLLWAGFSPIIQPQCSNITRLTEVNMNFWQNQGFQCERQGQIWE, encoded by the coding sequence ATGAGACGTAAAGTTACAAACAGTCCACTTAGCTCAGTGTCAGAGCAATTGCCCAGAAGGCGGCAATTTTTACAAAGACTAACTTTTGGGCTGTGCCTTGTGTTAGTCAGCTGGCTAGTTTTTAACACTATAACCTTACTTTCTGTATCTTCCAAGCAAACAGATGCCTTTTTTGTGCTTGGTGGCAGCATTCGTCGGGAAATTTATGTTGCCCAGTTGGCAAAACAATACCCGCAAACCCCTATTTTAATTTCTCGAGGTTCTCCAGACCCCTGTATTTGGCTGATTTTTCAGCGGCAAGCCCTCCAGAGAATGCAAAATGTTTGGTTGGAAAAGTGCGCGGATTCCACCTTCGGTAATTTTTACTATTCCATTCCCATCCTCCGCCGTTGGGGGGTGCATAAGGTGAAGCTAATTACCTCGCCGACGCACTTCCCGCGTGCTAAATGGATGGCACAGATTCTTTTTGGTGTTCATGGTATTTGGGTGGAACCAGACATTGTTCAAGAGCAAGGTGTTCCAGGAAATAAGGAGTCTTGGCTCAAAACAGGACTAGATGTCACACGTAGTTTGTTGTGGGCAGGGTTCAGCCCGATTATTCAGCCGCAATGTTCCAATATTACGAGATTGACAGAGGTAAATATGAATTTTTGGCAGAATCAGGGTTTTCAATGCGAACGTCAGGGTCAAATTTGGGAGTAG
- the recJ gene encoding single-stranded-DNA-specific exonuclease RecJ, whose product MSEQQWILATTEQPPEWFIQAVKQYAPASGGYFAAQLLWQRGIRDDAQLAAFVNPKAYQPANPFEFGQEIHRAVERLQQARETGEKIAIWGDFDADGITSTAVLWDGLGQFFAQNTQLIYYIPNRLTESHGLNCQGIERLAKQGFQLIVTCDTGSTNISEITYAKQLGIDVIVTDHHTLPPERPPVTAIINPRYLHQTHQLFHLSGVAVAYKLVEALYQTLPNVPQQPLQDLLDLVAVGLIADLVQLSGDCRYLAQLGIGQLQEDFKKTPGMRRRPGVGRLLELCQKSGDRPTDISFGLGPRINAVSRIQGDASFCVELLTSRDQKRVNELAEVTELANTRRKSLQKDVAQQVAQKLSKMDLSTTSVIVLEDPQWAVGVLGLVAGQVAQETGRPTILLSTEGVGGLGGENTSSSSPSSPTSSTSSTLLARGSARSVNSVDLYQLVKHQSHLLHRFGGHPYAAGLSLPVENIPLFTEAINQRLRQSLGGTTLTPTVQADLAVTVADLGKELFLELKLLEPCGMGNPVPKLLIQNCWFENAWHRNQQDWQGKKVQYIKAEFDIRDGSTRNPFPGVWWGHYKDELSIGRCDCIAELDYNTFKKRYEIRLMAVRSRQQSAINNQNSALVIDWRNISTLPLLPSPTSPLLLKDCPTSWEDLRAHLRRSLHNQQPLALAWSKPDPKPPEQIWLTLVGLAKYLSRTNQLVTRMQLLEKLGINDQALLLGLRGLKYLGFKISRQDRLLTFSQHSTIEPSLAEAAVEKFLAAVREEQFQREYFAEVPLSTIEAIVNSQ is encoded by the coding sequence ATGTCAGAACAACAGTGGATCCTTGCGACAACTGAACAACCCCCAGAATGGTTTATCCAAGCGGTGAAGCAATATGCACCAGCATCAGGTGGATATTTTGCAGCACAGCTGTTATGGCAACGAGGAATACGAGACGATGCACAACTAGCGGCTTTTGTCAATCCAAAAGCTTATCAACCCGCGAATCCGTTTGAGTTTGGACAAGAAATACATCGGGCGGTGGAACGGTTGCAACAAGCACGAGAGACTGGTGAAAAAATCGCTATTTGGGGAGACTTTGATGCTGATGGTATCACGTCTACTGCTGTGTTGTGGGATGGCTTGGGACAATTTTTTGCCCAAAACACTCAGCTTATTTACTACATTCCCAATCGCTTAACAGAATCACACGGACTGAATTGTCAAGGAATTGAGAGATTAGCAAAACAAGGTTTTCAGTTAATTGTGACGTGTGACACTGGCAGTACAAACATTAGTGAAATTACTTATGCCAAGCAACTAGGTATAGACGTTATAGTTACAGACCACCACACCTTACCTCCGGAACGTCCCCCAGTGACGGCAATTATTAACCCCCGCTATTTGCACCAGACGCATCAGCTGTTTCATCTTTCTGGAGTAGCGGTGGCTTACAAGTTAGTGGAAGCCCTTTATCAAACCCTACCAAATGTCCCGCAACAACCGCTACAGGATTTATTGGATTTAGTTGCGGTTGGGTTAATTGCTGACTTGGTGCAGTTGAGTGGAGATTGTCGTTACTTGGCACAATTGGGAATTGGGCAACTGCAAGAAGATTTTAAAAAAACACCAGGGATGCGAAGGCGACCAGGGGTAGGGCGATTATTGGAATTATGCCAAAAAAGTGGCGATCGCCCCACAGATATTTCCTTCGGTTTGGGTCCACGAATTAACGCAGTTAGTCGCATTCAAGGGGATGCCTCTTTTTGCGTGGAATTACTGACCAGTCGCGACCAAAAGCGTGTCAATGAACTTGCAGAAGTCACAGAATTAGCGAACACTCGCCGCAAATCTTTACAGAAAGATGTTGCCCAGCAAGTCGCGCAAAAGCTTTCCAAAATGGACTTATCAACTACTAGCGTCATCGTCCTAGAAGACCCCCAATGGGCTGTTGGCGTTTTGGGGTTAGTCGCAGGACAAGTCGCACAGGAGACAGGACGCCCAACTATCCTTTTGAGTACGGAGGGAGTAGGGGGATTAGGGGGAGAAAATACTTCTTCCTCTTCCCCATCTTCCCCCACTTCCTCCACTTCCTCCACTCTTCTTGCCCGTGGTTCCGCCCGTTCGGTCAACTCGGTTGATTTATACCAATTGGTCAAACACCAGTCACATTTGTTGCATCGATTTGGCGGACATCCCTATGCAGCAGGATTAAGTCTGCCTGTAGAAAATATTCCATTATTTACAGAGGCGATTAACCAAAGGTTGCGCCAATCTTTAGGAGGAACAACCCTGACACCGACCGTGCAAGCAGATTTAGCTGTAACAGTGGCGGACTTGGGGAAAGAGTTATTTTTAGAACTAAAACTGCTAGAACCCTGTGGAATGGGAAACCCAGTTCCAAAACTTTTGATTCAAAACTGCTGGTTTGAAAATGCTTGGCATCGTAATCAACAAGATTGGCAAGGGAAAAAGGTACAGTACATAAAAGCTGAGTTTGATATTCGGGATGGTTCGACGAGAAATCCTTTTCCTGGTGTGTGGTGGGGACACTACAAAGATGAATTATCTATAGGAAGGTGTGACTGCATCGCTGAACTAGACTACAACACCTTCAAAAAACGCTACGAAATCCGACTCATGGCGGTGCGTTCTCGTCAGCAATCAGCAATCAACAATCAGAACTCAGCACTCGTAATAGATTGGCGCAACATCTCCACTCTCCCCCTCCTCCCCTCTCCCACTTCCCCCCTCCTCCTCAAAGATTGTCCAACAAGTTGGGAGGATTTACGCGCGCATTTGAGACGTTCACTGCACAACCAACAACCTCTAGCGCTTGCTTGGTCAAAACCAGACCCCAAACCACCAGAACAAATCTGGCTTACCCTTGTGGGACTTGCCAAATATCTCAGTCGCACAAATCAACTTGTGACCCGTATGCAGTTGTTGGAAAAACTTGGTATCAATGACCAAGCCTTACTTTTAGGGTTAAGAGGTTTGAAATATTTGGGTTTCAAAATCTCACGCCAAGACCGTTTGTTAACTTTCAGTCAGCATTCCACTATTGAACCCTCTCTAGCAGAAGCTGCTGTGGAAAAATTTTTAGCCGCTGTTCGCGAAGAACAATTTCAGCGTGAGTATTTTGCTGAAGTACCCTTATCAACAATTGAGGCGATCGTCAATAGTCAATAA
- a CDS encoding GNAT family N-acetyltransferase — MHFDEIEAVYVRELGIDDIAPVYHLGEELFTSDLYPYLYRCWDEWEVIGLYNTDPEYCLVAEVDGELAGFILGTIITKASWTYGYILWLGVSPKFQRCGVGDRLVDKVIARMIEDGARFMLVDTDPANTPAVKFFNRKGFGNVRQHVFLSMNLSRHEYYGRLIEYEHQKAERAGYKRSRPAIRATRKSDGVASEVALNTLVSEPHTSEEEAPV, encoded by the coding sequence ATGCATTTTGATGAAATCGAAGCGGTATATGTCCGCGAATTAGGAATAGATGACATAGCCCCCGTTTATCACTTGGGGGAAGAGTTATTTACCAGCGATTTATATCCGTATTTATATCGTTGCTGGGATGAGTGGGAGGTGATAGGGCTTTACAACACAGATCCAGAATACTGCCTTGTTGCAGAAGTTGATGGAGAACTGGCAGGATTTATTTTAGGAACTATTATTACCAAAGCATCCTGGACTTACGGATACATCCTGTGGTTAGGAGTCAGTCCTAAATTTCAGCGTTGCGGCGTGGGAGACAGGCTGGTTGATAAAGTCATTGCACGTATGATTGAAGATGGGGCGCGGTTCATGCTGGTAGACACTGACCCAGCAAATACTCCAGCCGTGAAGTTTTTTAACCGCAAGGGTTTTGGTAATGTCCGTCAACACGTTTTCTTGTCGATGAATTTAAGCAGGCACGAATACTATGGCAGACTGATTGAATACGAACACCAAAAAGCTGAAAGGGCAGGTTACAAGCGTTCTCGTCCTGCTATAAGAGCAACACGCAAGTCTGATGGAGTTGCAAGTGAAGTCGCCTTGAATACTTTGGTAAGTGAACCTCATACCTCTGAGGAAGAAGCGCCCGTTTAA
- a CDS encoding PD-(D/E)XK nuclease family protein, producing MQSTQTQLLRLSQGQLNILERCPRQFQYTYLEQLHSPADPEHEERQTLGSRFHLLMQQREMGLPIDTFLQEDAQLQSWMRAFADAAPDILTPAPGSQTFRESEHYRTLQVQDYLLTVIYDLLIADNQQAQILDWKTYPKPPNKSKLEQNWQTRLYLYVLAETSDYLPENISMTYWFVQSEGQPQSIKFSYNTVQHQQTAKRLNQLLSRLTYWMERYQLGEPFPQEPEGSKACDYCQYTKRCDRSQHGSEQMPTAKSPITVDTNLLNLASIQEVTL from the coding sequence ATGCAGTCAACTCAAACACAACTCTTGCGACTTTCGCAAGGACAACTGAACATCTTAGAACGTTGTCCCCGCCAATTTCAATACACCTACTTAGAACAACTCCATTCTCCCGCAGATCCAGAACATGAGGAACGGCAGACTTTAGGAAGTCGCTTTCACCTGCTGATGCAGCAGCGAGAAATGGGTTTACCCATTGATACTTTCCTGCAAGAAGATGCCCAGTTGCAAAGCTGGATGAGAGCTTTTGCTGATGCAGCACCAGACATTTTAACACCTGCACCTGGTAGCCAAACTTTCCGCGAAAGTGAACACTACCGAACTCTGCAAGTTCAAGACTATTTGCTCACAGTTATCTACGATTTATTGATTGCAGACAACCAGCAAGCACAAATTCTTGACTGGAAAACTTATCCCAAACCGCCCAATAAAAGCAAGTTGGAACAAAACTGGCAGACACGTCTTTACCTGTATGTTTTAGCTGAAACTAGCGATTATCTGCCAGAAAATATTTCAATGACTTACTGGTTTGTCCAATCAGAAGGTCAGCCGCAAAGTATTAAATTTAGCTACAACACTGTTCAGCACCAACAAACAGCAAAGAGACTTAATCAACTTTTAAGTCGATTAACCTATTGGATGGAACGTTACCAATTGGGAGAACCATTTCCACAAGAACCAGAGGGTAGCAAAGCTTGCGATTACTGTCAGTATACAAAGCGTTGCGATCGCTCCCAACACGGTTCTGAACAAATGCCTACAGCAAAGTCTCCTATAACAGTAGACACGAACTTACTGAATCTAGCTAGCATTCAAGAAGTCACTCTGTGA
- a CDS encoding GUN4 domain-containing protein: MSACGVDYTRLGDLLAYGRWQEADQETEMVILKAAGREGNLLNVPSIQKLPARDLRTIDQLLQIL, translated from the coding sequence ATTAGCGCTTGTGGTGTAGATTACACTAGACTGGGTGACTTATTAGCATATGGGCGGTGGCAAGAGGCTGACCAAGAAACGGAAATGGTCATACTGAAAGCAGCTGGTCGAGAGGGGAATTTGCTGAATGTCCCATCCATCCAAAAATTGCCAGCACGAGACCTACGCACCATTGACCAGCTTTTACAAATTTTATAA
- a CDS encoding DUF6918 family protein: MGLSDGLSNPDKKNMVVADCTKLIDTQVATMGGVSGLALKAGYAAVKGIAPNYCTQAIGRLLPQAFAALDPIWSEGKQTGDAVEHLTQNRSRTADALLGVTDARIEKSKNTTVQGVYNKLRNSAKKHVEEAVPGLAKIIDNYANS, from the coding sequence ATGGGACTTAGCGATGGTCTCTCAAACCCAGATAAAAAGAATATGGTCGTGGCTGACTGCACAAAGTTGATAGACACGCAGGTCGCTACAATGGGAGGAGTTTCTGGTCTGGCATTAAAAGCCGGCTACGCTGCCGTCAAGGGTATCGCTCCCAATTACTGTACCCAAGCCATCGGGAGACTTCTGCCGCAAGCCTTCGCGGCACTCGATCCCATTTGGAGTGAGGGCAAACAGACGGGCGACGCGGTCGAACATCTCACACAAAACCGGTCTCGCACAGCGGACGCACTGCTGGGCGTCACCGACGCCAGAATCGAGAAAAGCAAAAACACGACCGTGCAGGGTGTATATAACAAACTCCGCAACTCAGCTAAGAAGCATGTAGAGGAAGCGGTACCGGGTTTAGCTAAGATAATCGATAACTACGCCAACAGCTAA
- a CDS encoding CHAT domain-containing protein, with the protein MKKIISRLLALGVCITPVSALLMVQPSWGQVQSSKAQQAERLLEQGIQQTQQYQHQQAIQIFQQALTLARELQDKKLEATALVWLGFNHNQIGERQQALAYYNQSLLLFRAVGDRSGEATTLNNIGLVYDALGQKQEALKFYNQSLPLSRAVGDRSGEATTLNNIGGVYDDLGQKQEALKFYNQSLPLSRAVGDRTGEARTLNNIGGVYSDLGQKQKALKYLNQSLPLRRAVGDRTGVATTLNNIGLVYSNLGQKQEALKYYNQSLPLRRAVGDRTGVATTLNNIGQVYSDLGQKQEALKYFNQSLPLSRAVGDRTGVATTLNNIGLVYSDLGQKQEALKFYNQSLPLRRAVGDRTGVATTLNNIGGVYDDLGQKQEALKFYNQSLPLRRAVGDRTGVATTLNNIGGVYDDLGQKQEALKFYNQSLPLSRAVGDRTGVATTLNNIGKVYSDLGQKQEALKFYNQSLPLRRAVGDRTGVARTLNNIGLVYDALGQKQEALKYYNQSLPLTRSVGDRSGEATTLNNIGGVYSALGQNQEALKYYNQSLPLSRAVGDRTGVARTLNNIGGVYSDLGQKQEALKYYNQSLPLSRAVGERSGESITLGNIGILYRDINRPTDAISNLEQSLKIILEMRQGLQRQNRQKFLEVNDWRSAYLVDVLIEQKQYAKAFEWVNLFTTADLADYTRLINAKVANPQVQPRLDKWNRQNQELEALRQQLQDKFSEGLSQQVRQLEAQVYKDAEDISQRYPEVAELFETTPPDIEKLKSSIPTGTVVVQPVLLNNSIAIFVLTKDRLNVVKTQIDRTKFNKLLAKYLTQVQNDGDDSYIETGSSPLYDILIRPVEKEIQALSPKELSIIASGKLRYLPFETLYDKQKQEFLIKKYPVNYLTRISTRSLEPPTAQNLVNQQQAVLAFGNPVPRDPQNLPGAEQEVKNITQLFPTSQAYLHEKATLNNFKTYAFRFPLLHLATHGCFQNQDCKKLNLKKNTLLFADTQFDIADAARLGLQGTQLLTLSACQTAQATNSSGEGIVGVAYIFERAGAKAVMAGLWAVDDPATQKLMISFYQNLKQGMSKGEALQKAKLEQIERHPYYWSPFVLIGDAR; encoded by the coding sequence ATGAAAAAAATTATCAGTCGTCTACTGGCTTTGGGTGTGTGCATAACTCCTGTTTCCGCGTTGCTCATGGTTCAACCCAGTTGGGGACAGGTTCAAAGTTCTAAAGCTCAACAAGCAGAACGATTGTTAGAGCAAGGAATACAACAAACACAGCAATACCAACACCAACAGGCAATACAAATATTTCAGCAAGCTCTCACTCTTGCACGAGAACTGCAAGATAAAAAACTGGAAGCAACTGCACTGGTTTGGCTTGGTTTTAACCACAACCAAATTGGTGAGCGTCAGCAAGCACTAGCGTACTACAACCAATCTCTGCTCCTATTTCGCGCAGTCGGCGATCGCTCAGGCGAAGCCACAACCCTCAATAACATCGGTCTAGTCTACGACGCTTTAGGACAAAAGCAAGAAGCACTCAAGTTCTACAACCAATCTCTGCCCCTTTCTCGCGCCGTCGGCGATCGCTCAGGCGAAGCCACAACCCTCAATAACATCGGTGGAGTCTACGACGATTTAGGACAAAAGCAAGAAGCACTCAAGTTCTACAACCAATCTCTGCCCCTTTCTCGCGCCGTCGGCGATCGCACAGGCGAAGCCAGAACCCTCAATAACATCGGTGGAGTCTACTCAGATTTAGGACAAAAGCAGAAAGCACTCAAGTACCTTAACCAATCTCTGCCCCTTAGACGCGCAGTCGGCGATCGCACGGGCGTTGCAACAACCCTCAATAACATCGGTCTAGTCTACTCAAATTTAGGACAAAAGCAAGAAGCACTCAAGTACTACAACCAATCTCTGCCCCTTAGACGCGCAGTCGGCGATCGCACGGGCGTTGCAACAACCCTCAATAACATCGGTCAAGTCTACTCAGATTTAGGACAAAAGCAAGAAGCACTCAAGTACTTCAACCAATCTCTGCCCCTTTCACGCGCAGTCGGCGATCGCACGGGCGTTGCAACAACCCTCAATAACATCGGTCTTGTCTACTCCGATTTAGGACAAAAGCAAGAAGCACTCAAGTTCTACAACCAATCTCTGCCCCTTAGACGCGCAGTCGGCGATCGCACGGGCGTTGCAACAACCCTCAATAACATCGGTGGAGTCTACGACGATTTAGGACAAAAGCAAGAAGCACTCAAGTTCTACAACCAATCTCTGCCCCTTAGACGCGCTGTCGGCGATCGCACAGGCGTTGCAACAACCCTCAATAACATCGGTGGAGTCTACGACGATTTAGGACAAAAGCAAGAAGCACTCAAGTTCTACAACCAATCTCTGCCCCTTTCTCGCGCAGTCGGCGATCGCACGGGCGTTGCAACAACCCTCAATAACATCGGTAAAGTCTACTCCGATTTAGGACAAAAGCAAGAAGCACTCAAGTTCTACAACCAATCTCTGCCCCTTAGACGCGCTGTCGGCGATCGCACGGGCGTTGCGAGAACTCTCAATAACATCGGTCTTGTCTACGACGCTTTAGGACAAAAGCAGGAAGCACTCAAGTACTACAACCAATCTCTGCCCCTTACACGCTCCGTCGGCGATCGCTCTGGCGAAGCCACAACCCTCAATAACATCGGTGGAGTCTACTCCGCTTTAGGACAAAACCAAGAAGCACTCAAGTACTACAACCAATCTCTGCCCCTTTCTCGCGCAGTGGGCGATCGCACGGGCGTTGCGAGAACTCTCAATAACATCGGTGGAGTCTACTCCGATTTAGGACAAAAGCAAGAAGCACTCAAGTACTACAACCAATCTCTGCCCCTTTCTCGCGCAGTCGGCGAGCGCTCTGGGGAATCTATAACTTTAGGTAATATTGGTATATTGTACCGGGATATAAATCGACCTACTGATGCCATCTCAAATTTAGAGCAATCTCTCAAAATTATCTTGGAAATGCGCCAAGGTTTACAGCGGCAAAATCGTCAAAAGTTTCTTGAGGTTAACGATTGGAGGAGTGCTTATCTAGTCGATGTCCTCATCGAGCAGAAACAATATGCCAAAGCTTTTGAATGGGTTAACTTATTCACCACGGCTGATTTAGCTGATTACACTCGCTTGATTAACGCCAAAGTTGCCAATCCACAAGTACAGCCAAGGCTTGACAAGTGGAATAGGCAAAATCAAGAACTCGAAGCTTTGCGACAGCAACTACAAGATAAGTTTTCTGAGGGTTTATCTCAACAAGTTCGGCAATTAGAAGCACAAGTTTACAAAGATGCTGAAGACATTTCCCAGCGTTATCCTGAAGTGGCAGAACTGTTTGAAACCACACCCCCAGATATTGAAAAGCTGAAATCTTCTATCCCAACAGGAACGGTTGTTGTTCAACCAGTCTTACTGAATAATTCTATTGCTATCTTTGTTTTAACCAAAGACCGTTTGAATGTGGTTAAAACACAGATTGATCGTACTAAATTTAATAAACTTCTCGCCAAGTATCTCACACAAGTGCAAAATGATGGTGATGATAGCTATATCGAAACTGGCAGCAGCCCACTCTACGATATCCTGATTCGCCCTGTAGAGAAAGAAATTCAGGCTTTGTCTCCCAAAGAGTTAAGTATTATCGCCAGTGGTAAACTCCGTTACCTTCCTTTTGAAACTCTTTACGACAAACAAAAACAGGAATTCTTAATCAAGAAATATCCTGTCAACTATCTCACCCGCATTTCTACTCGTTCTTTAGAACCACCGACAGCGCAGAATCTTGTAAACCAACAACAAGCTGTCTTGGCATTTGGTAATCCCGTACCTCGTGATCCACAAAATTTACCAGGCGCAGAGCAAGAAGTTAAAAATATCACTCAACTGTTTCCCACAAGTCAAGCTTACCTCCACGAAAAAGCCACGCTGAACAACTTCAAAACTTACGCCTTCCGCTTTCCCTTGCTGCATTTAGCAACTCACGGTTGCTTCCAAAACCAAGATTGTAAAAAATTAAACTTAAAAAAGAATACATTACTCTTTGCCGATACTCAATTTGATATTGCTGATGCTGCTCGTTTGGGGCTACAAGGTACGCAACTCCTGACTCTTAGCGCTTGTCAAACTGCTCAAGCAACCAATTCTTCTGGAGAGGGAATTGTAGGTGTTGCTTACATATTTGAGCGTGCTGGTGCTAAAGCAGTGATGGCGGGTTTGTGGGCGGTTGATGATCCAGCAACGCAGAAACTGATGATTTCGTTTTATCAGAACCTCAAGCAAGGTATGAGCAAAGGTGAAGCACTGCAAAAAGCGAAGCTAGAGCAAATTGAGCGTCATCCTTATTATTGGTCACCGTTTGTCTTGATTGGTGATGCGCGTTGA
- the lipA gene encoding lipoyl synthase produces the protein MSVKPDWLRVKAPQWERVGNVKEILRDLALNTVCEEASCPNIGECFKAGTATFLIMGPACTRACPYCDIDFEKKPKPLDSTEPARLAEAVRRMKLNHVVITSVNRDDLPDGGASQFVRCIEAIRTISPQTTIEVLIPDLCGHWEALQLILQAQPEVLNHNTETVPRLYRRVRPQGNYERTMELLQRSRELAPWVYTKSGIMVGLGETDEEVRQVMRDLRAVDCDILTIGQYLQPSQKHLKVNEFITPDQFAAWRAFGEELGFLQVVSSPLTRSSYHAEQVRELMERYPRLRE, from the coding sequence GTGAGTGTTAAACCAGACTGGTTGCGGGTAAAAGCGCCTCAATGGGAACGCGTTGGTAACGTTAAAGAAATTTTGCGGGATTTAGCCCTCAATACGGTTTGTGAGGAAGCGTCCTGTCCAAATATTGGTGAGTGCTTTAAGGCTGGGACAGCGACATTCTTAATTATGGGACCAGCTTGTACACGAGCCTGTCCCTACTGTGATATTGACTTTGAGAAAAAACCCAAACCACTGGACTCTACGGAACCAGCACGACTGGCGGAAGCTGTACGCCGCATGAAACTGAATCATGTGGTTATCACTTCTGTCAACCGCGATGACTTGCCAGATGGAGGGGCTTCACAGTTTGTCAGATGTATTGAAGCTATTCGCACTATCTCACCCCAAACCACTATTGAGGTACTCATTCCCGACTTGTGCGGTCACTGGGAGGCGCTACAGTTGATTCTCCAAGCACAACCAGAAGTTCTCAACCACAACACAGAAACTGTTCCTCGTCTGTATCGACGCGTACGTCCGCAGGGGAACTATGAACGGACAATGGAATTGTTGCAGCGTTCTCGCGAACTTGCACCTTGGGTATACACCAAATCCGGTATTATGGTGGGACTGGGCGAAACCGATGAGGAAGTCCGCCAAGTTATGCGAGATTTACGAGCCGTGGATTGCGATATTTTGACCATTGGGCAATACCTTCAACCCAGTCAAAAACATTTGAAGGTGAATGAATTTATCACCCCAGACCAATTTGCTGCTTGGAGAGCCTTCGGTGAAGAACTAGGATTTTTACAAGTTGTTTCCTCACCCTTGACAAGAAGTTCCTATCATGCAGAGCAAGTGAGGGAATTGATGGAGCGTTACCCCCGGCTGAGAGAGTAG
- a CDS encoding NAD(P)H-dependent glycerol-3-phosphate dehydrogenase, producing the protein MTNQKLVTILGGGAWGTALAVLAKANGHEVRVWSRRSSETLATVIQGADMILSAVSMKGVRAVTSQLVSSPVSPETIFVTATKGLDPQTTCTPSQIWQEAFPTHAVVVLSGPNLSKEIQQELPAATVVASSVASAAELVQVVFSSDRFRVYTNSDPLGVELGGTLKNVMAIAAGVCDGLQLGTNAKAALVTRGLTEMVRIGVHWGANMETFYGLSGLGDLLATCNSPLSRNYQVGYQLACGKTLTDILAHLEGTAEGINTTQVLVQRSKQQKIPLPITEQVYRLLQGEVTPRQALLELMLRGMKPE; encoded by the coding sequence ATGACTAATCAAAAATTGGTCACAATTTTAGGTGGCGGTGCTTGGGGGACGGCTCTTGCAGTTCTGGCAAAGGCTAATGGTCATGAAGTGCGCGTGTGGTCGCGTCGGAGTTCCGAAACGCTGGCTACGGTAATACAAGGTGCTGATATGATCCTTTCTGCTGTTTCAATGAAGGGTGTGAGAGCCGTTACGTCTCAACTAGTCTCTTCGCCCGTTTCCCCAGAGACTATTTTTGTGACAGCAACAAAGGGCTTAGATCCTCAAACCACTTGTACACCCTCACAAATTTGGCAAGAAGCTTTCCCTACCCATGCAGTCGTTGTTCTCTCTGGTCCCAATTTATCTAAAGAAATACAACAGGAATTGCCTGCTGCAACGGTCGTTGCTAGCAGTGTCGCTTCAGCGGCAGAATTAGTGCAAGTGGTGTTTTCTTCTGATCGTTTTCGGGTTTATACCAATTCTGATCCCTTGGGAGTGGAACTGGGGGGGACACTCAAGAATGTGATGGCGATCGCCGCTGGCGTGTGTGACGGCTTGCAGTTGGGAACCAATGCCAAAGCTGCTTTAGTCACCCGTGGGTTAACAGAAATGGTTCGCATTGGTGTCCACTGGGGTGCGAACATGGAAACATTTTATGGTTTGTCCGGTTTGGGCGATTTGCTCGCAACCTGTAACAGTCCCTTGAGCCGCAACTACCAAGTTGGCTACCAGTTGGCTTGTGGTAAAACACTGACAGACATTCTCGCCCATTTAGAAGGAACTGCTGAGGGAATTAACACCACTCAGGTTTTGGTGCAGCGATCCAAGCAGCAAAAGATTCCTCTGCCAATTACCGAGCAAGTTTATCGCTTACTCCAAGGTGAAGTCACACCCCGACAAGCGCTTTTAGAACTGATGCTGCGAGGTATGAAGCCGGAGTAA